From the Coregonus clupeaformis isolate EN_2021a unplaced genomic scaffold, ASM2061545v1 scaf0018, whole genome shotgun sequence genome, one window contains:
- the LOC123483066 gene encoding tubulin-specific chaperone E-like isoform X1 → MRVPDQTQPTTMDEGLTSDAVGRRVACEGERGTVRFVGSVPPTAGLWLGVEWDNPERGKHDGIHEGVHYFTCRHPKGGSFVRPKKASFGVDYLTAIRRRYETEVQQVLGEEIQISTRTVEMVGFEAISEKQKVENLTDVSLRLREVSSPGPANEIRNTTPHVLMLDLCGNLLCCWDDVMAITEQMEKLKELQLSHNRLRVPSNPTVRPRAFSCLRVLSLTNCALTWLQLLECAPMWPLLEELYVSENDITELQRPNNVLQSLTVLDLSTNPLVDGTVLSIAELPRLENLNMSKTGLSTLRFDDALPGCKTAMFPALKILAVNSNNISEWWVINELEKLQSLVRLSCRQNPLLSRERNPNTAVQLLIARVGRLEALNRCTILPEDRRGAELDYCKMFGLEWLASGGHRDPQQNRPSAEFTAQHPRYQSLIQKYGAPEDSELKKQEPFALKNQLLSITFVCPDETDRKSVVKKLPDSMIVQKVKGLLYRLLKIPGAELKLSYTSSKMEGKEIEIDNDLKPLQFYSIEDGDKVLVRWL, encoded by the exons ATGAGAGTCCCTGACCAGACACAACCCACCACCATGGACGAGGGCCTTACATCAGACGCAGTGGGCAGACGTGTGGCTTGTGAGGGGGAGCGTGGCACGGTACGGTTTGTTGGCTCTGTACCACCAACTGCAG GGTTGTGGCTTGGTGTGGAGTGGGACAACCCTGAGCGTGGCAAACACGATGGCATCCATGAAGGTGTCCACTACTTCACGTGCAG GCACCCGAAGGGAGGCTCTTTCGTCCGGCCCAAGAAGGCCAGCTTTGGGGTGGACTACCTGACGGCCATCAGGCGGCGTTACGAAACAGAGGTCCAGCAGGTCTTGGGAGAGGAGATCCAGATCTCCACGAGGACAGTGGAGATGGTGGGCTTCGAGGCCATCTCAGAGAAACAGAA GGTGGAAAACCTCACCGATGTTTCACTGAGGTTGCGTGAGGTTTCCAGCCCGGGCCCTGCAAACGAAATCCGAAACACCACTCCCC ACGTGCTGATGCTGGACCTGTGTGGGAACCTGCTGTGCTGCTGGGACGACGTGATGGCCATCACGGAGCAGATGGAGAAACTCAAAGAACTTCAGCTCAG CCACAACAGACTGCGTGTGCCCTCCAACCCTACGGTGCGACCCCGGGCCTTCTCCTGCCTCAGGGTCCTCTCCCTCACCAACTGTGCCCTTACGTGGCTTCAG CTGCTTGAGTGCGCCCCCATGTGGCCACTGCTGGAAGAGCTCTACGTCTCTGAGAACGATATCACTGAACTGCAGAG GCCAAACAATGTCTTACAGTCCTTGACAGTTTTGGATCTCTCAACAAACCCTCTGGTTGATGGAACCGTACTGAGTATTGCCGAACTGCCTAG ACTGGAGAATCTAAATATGTCTAAGACTGGTTTGTCAACCTTGCGGTTTGATGATGCGCTGCCTG GTTGCAAAACAGCAATGTTTCCTGCCCTGAAAATTCTCGCAGTTAATAGCAACAACATTTCAGAG tggTGGGTAATAAACGAGCTAGAGAAGCTGCAGAGCCTGGTCCGGTTGTCGTGTCGGCAGAACCCCCTGCTGAGCCGGGAGAGGAACCCCAACACGGCCGTGCAGTTGCTCATTGCCAGGGTTGGCCGGCTGGAGGCCCTCAACAGGTGCACG ATCCTGCCCGAGGATAGGAGGGGGGCAGAGCTGGACTACTGCAAGATGTTCGGGCTAGAGTGGCTGGCATCCGGGGGACACCGAGACCCCCAGCAGAACCGCCCCAGTGCCGAATTCACCGCACAGCACCCCCGCTATCAGAGTCTCATACAGA AATACGGAGCTCCAGAAGACAGCGAACTGAAGAAGCAGGAGCCGTTTGCACTGAAAAATCAGCTCTTAA GCATAACATTTGTTTGTCCGGATGAGACAGACCGAAAATCTGTGGTGAAGAAACTCCCAG ATTCCATGATCGTTCAGAAAGTGAAGGGGCTGCTCTACAGACTGCTAAAGATACCGGGTGCTGAGTTGAAACTCTCCTACACTAGCTCAAAG ATGGAGGGCAAAGAGATTGAGATAGACAACGACCTGAAACCGCTGCAGTTCTACTCCATCGAAGATGGAGACAAGGTCCTTGTCCGCTGGTTGTGA
- the LOC123483066 gene encoding tubulin-specific chaperone E-like isoform X2, producing the protein MRVPDQTQPTTMDEGLTSDAVGRRVACEGERGTVRFVGSVPPTAGLWLGVEWDNPERGKHDGIHEGVHYFTCRHPKGGSFVRPKKASFGVDYLTAIRRRYETEVQQVLGEEIQISTRTVEMVGFEAISEKQKVENLTDVSLRLREVSSPGPANEIRNTTPHVLMLDLCGNLLCCWDDVMAITEQMEKLKELQLSHNRLRVPSNPTVRPRAFSCLRVLSLTNCALTWLQLLECAPMWPLLEELYVSENDITELQRPNNVLQSLTVLDLSTNPLVDGTVLSIAELPRLENLNMSKTGLSTLRFDDALPGCKTAMFPALKILAVNSNNISEWWVINELEKLQSLVRLSCRQNPLLSRERNPNTAVQLLIARVGRLEALNRCTILPEDRRGAELDYCKMFGLEWLASGGHRDPQQNRPSAEFTAQHPRYQSLIQKYGAPEDSELKKQEPFALKNQLLSITFVCPDETDRKSVVKKLPGKGSHLASSASQMIP; encoded by the exons ATGAGAGTCCCTGACCAGACACAACCCACCACCATGGACGAGGGCCTTACATCAGACGCAGTGGGCAGACGTGTGGCTTGTGAGGGGGAGCGTGGCACGGTACGGTTTGTTGGCTCTGTACCACCAACTGCAG GGTTGTGGCTTGGTGTGGAGTGGGACAACCCTGAGCGTGGCAAACACGATGGCATCCATGAAGGTGTCCACTACTTCACGTGCAG GCACCCGAAGGGAGGCTCTTTCGTCCGGCCCAAGAAGGCCAGCTTTGGGGTGGACTACCTGACGGCCATCAGGCGGCGTTACGAAACAGAGGTCCAGCAGGTCTTGGGAGAGGAGATCCAGATCTCCACGAGGACAGTGGAGATGGTGGGCTTCGAGGCCATCTCAGAGAAACAGAA GGTGGAAAACCTCACCGATGTTTCACTGAGGTTGCGTGAGGTTTCCAGCCCGGGCCCTGCAAACGAAATCCGAAACACCACTCCCC ACGTGCTGATGCTGGACCTGTGTGGGAACCTGCTGTGCTGCTGGGACGACGTGATGGCCATCACGGAGCAGATGGAGAAACTCAAAGAACTTCAGCTCAG CCACAACAGACTGCGTGTGCCCTCCAACCCTACGGTGCGACCCCGGGCCTTCTCCTGCCTCAGGGTCCTCTCCCTCACCAACTGTGCCCTTACGTGGCTTCAG CTGCTTGAGTGCGCCCCCATGTGGCCACTGCTGGAAGAGCTCTACGTCTCTGAGAACGATATCACTGAACTGCAGAG GCCAAACAATGTCTTACAGTCCTTGACAGTTTTGGATCTCTCAACAAACCCTCTGGTTGATGGAACCGTACTGAGTATTGCCGAACTGCCTAG ACTGGAGAATCTAAATATGTCTAAGACTGGTTTGTCAACCTTGCGGTTTGATGATGCGCTGCCTG GTTGCAAAACAGCAATGTTTCCTGCCCTGAAAATTCTCGCAGTTAATAGCAACAACATTTCAGAG tggTGGGTAATAAACGAGCTAGAGAAGCTGCAGAGCCTGGTCCGGTTGTCGTGTCGGCAGAACCCCCTGCTGAGCCGGGAGAGGAACCCCAACACGGCCGTGCAGTTGCTCATTGCCAGGGTTGGCCGGCTGGAGGCCCTCAACAGGTGCACG ATCCTGCCCGAGGATAGGAGGGGGGCAGAGCTGGACTACTGCAAGATGTTCGGGCTAGAGTGGCTGGCATCCGGGGGACACCGAGACCCCCAGCAGAACCGCCCCAGTGCCGAATTCACCGCACAGCACCCCCGCTATCAGAGTCTCATACAGA AATACGGAGCTCCAGAAGACAGCGAACTGAAGAAGCAGGAGCCGTTTGCACTGAAAAATCAGCTCTTAA GCATAACATTTGTTTGTCCGGATGAGACAGACCGAAAATCTGTGGTGAAGAAACTCCCAGGTAAAGGCTCCCACCTGGCTTCATCAGCTAGTCAGATG ATTCCATGA